The Fulvivirga maritima genome segment AATAATTCGATAACCTCCTATCAACTTGTCTAATATACAGTTTTTTAAGACATTTTAAGCCTTTTTCTGCAACTCTACGTTACTAGTGATTTCTACTTCTTCACCTACAAGTAAACCACCTGCATCAAGTGTAGCGTTCCATTTCATTCCATATTCTGTTCTGTCAATAGTTCCAGTAATTTGGAAACCAGCTTTTGTATTTCCGTAAGGATCTACTACAGTACCATTATATTTTACATCAAAAGTTACTGTTTTAGTAACGCCTAATAAGGTGAAATCACCTGTTAGTTTATATTTTTTACCGCTTTTTTTAAGCTTTCCTTTAAAAGTAAGCTCAGGGTATTTAGCTACGTTAAAAAAGTCTTCTGATTTTAAGTGCTCATTTCTTTGTTCTACGTCAGTATCAATAGAAGCTGTTTTAGCAGTGAATGTGATCTCAGCGCCATCAAAATCGTCAGATGAAGAAGTTACTCCACCATCAAATTCTTGGAATGAACCTTCTACTTCACTTATGGTCATGTGAGATACGCTAAAGCCTATTTTTGTGTGTGCTTTATCAAGATCCCATTTAGTTTGTGCAGAAACTGCTGTTGCAGCAATTACTAATGCAAATAGACTGAATAATACTTTTTTCATCTCTGTGTAATGTTTTAAAATTTATGTCTGCAAATATATACGATGTTTTAACATTAATGTTCAAACAATGAAATATTTTTTAAAAAAACGGCCTCAAAAAATGAGGTCGTTTTCAAATACCGATAAATTTATTAATGATTAATAACTTTCAGTCTTAGGTCTTGCTTCTTTAACAACTATGGTTCTGCCGTCAAATTCTGATTCATTAAGTGTGCTTATGGCTTCTTTAGCCGCTGCATCATCAGGCATTTCTACGAATCCAAAACCTTTAGATCGTTGTGTTTCTCTGTCAAAGATTACTTTAGCTGAGGTCACTTCACCAAAAGCTTCAAATTGTCTTTGTAGGGCTTCGCTAGTTGTTCGGTAGTTTAACTTTGCTACAAAAATGTTCATTGTAAAATAAATTAAATAAATTAAAACTGCTTGAGAAATAGAGTGTAGCAAAGGTCATTTTGTTGTAGAGCCAACGCTAGTACTGTATAAATGCACAAACATTAATATAAAGATAAGAAAGAGTTTGATTAAAACTAATTATAATAGCACAAGATTATTAACATATTTGATAATAATTATATCTATTCCGTTAAATAATTAGTTTTTTACATGAATTCAGGTGTGTTTAATTAATTATTCAGGAAGAGCTTCTCTTGTTTTTTTGTCAAGTAATTTCAATAATGTTGGCATTCTGAAAGGCCCATCCATTTTTTTTATGTGATTATAGGCTTCATCTGCACCCATTCCTGCCGCTGTAATGTAGAGTGGATTTTTGCTTTCTCCTCTGTACAACTCTCTTACTAATTTGCTGTTATCATGGAAGCCAGACTTAGCCACCCCTATAATGGGAATTTTAGAAGCTAAGGCTTGGTGCAGGTGAGCACCTAACCCCGGCTTACCAGTATCTGTCAGGGTAACATATCCATCAATTATTATTGCATGTATTTCAAATTCCACTTTATTTAACAGACTTAAGATGCAAGGAAGCTCTCTTTTATAGAACTCACCTGGTTGATAGTCAGCTACACCTTCGGTTATTTCTGATAGTATGCTATGTGGAGTAGCATCTTCCCAGTTTTCAAAAAGAAGACATACTGTTTTTGCTTTGTTATTAAAGTAATAGGAATCAAATGCTAATATCATTTTGCGTTATTTGTGAAATGGAGAGATCGGTTTTATAGTTTTAAGTAGAAGTCTTTAGTGAGTTCTTTATAAGCATCGCTCCATTCATTATTCATATTATAGTGTATGAGTTGATTTTCAGTAGGTTGTTTTTCTATTCTGGAAAATTCTAAGAGCCACCTTTCTTGAGGTTTACTTTCTTTACTGAAAAAGGCTGTTTTTCTATTAATAAATAATTCATAGGCCTTTGATTTTTTCATCAATGATAGACCTTCATTATAGGGTAGAATGAGGCTAAATCTGCCACCCTTTGAAAGTAGTTGATTTACCGAACTCAGCAGTTCATTCTGACTTAAGGAGTGATTGTGCCGTGCTTGATGTCGTTCATCTGTCTGCGCCTTAGTACCTCCTTGCTCAAAATATGGTGGATTTGTAATGATCAAATCAAAGGAATGTGGTGTTTTGCTATTGGCCAATTCCTGCAATGATATCCTGTGCGCAGTGAGTCTGTCGTGCCAGAGAGAAGCTTTGAAATTATAGATTGCTTCTGTTGTGGCGGCTTCACTTACATCAATAGCTTCTATATTACAGTGTTCACATCTTTGTGCTATCATTAGCGCAATAAGACCAGTGCCTGTACCTATATCAAGTGCTTTTCTGGTACCATCTACCGAGGCCCACGCACCAATGAGAACACCATCAGTACCTACTTTCATGGCTGTGTTTTCCTGTTTTACAGAAAATTGTTTGAAGTCGAATTGGTGTTTTCTGCGCATGTGTTATTTAAAAGCTCAAAATTAGCCAGAATCTATAAAGGACCGACAATGCAGCCTAAAACCTTTCATTTTAGAATGGGAATTATATCTTTGTTAGCCGCTAAAAACCGTGAAACCACATGTCAACAAAACAAACCTATAAATCAGACTTAGAAATAGCGCAATCCACTGATCTAAAGCATATTAAGGAAATAGCGCAGTCAGTAGGAATAAGCGAAGATGAGCTTGAAATGTATGGAAAGTACAAAGCCAAGCTTCCTCTGAATCTGGTTAATGAAGAAAAAATTGCGCAAAGCACCCTCATTTTAGTTACGGCTATGACGCCCACACCAGCAGGAGAGGGTAAAACCACCACTTCAATTGGTCTGGCAGAAGGACTTAATAAATTGGGTAAGCAAGCTACAGTGGTGCTTAGAGAGCCATCTTTAGGGCCTGTATTTGGAATGAAAGGAGGTGCAGCCGGTGGAGGTTACAGTCAGGTGGTGCCTATGGAAGATATTAACTTACATTTTACCGGAGATTTTGCGGCTATTGAAAAGGCTAATAATCTCCTGGCTGCTTTGATTGATAATAACATTCAAACGAAGACTAATAACCTGGGTATTGATCCGCGTACTGTAGAGTGGAAGCGAGTGATGGATATGAATGATCGCGGCCTTAGAAATATAGTGACCGGAATGGGTGGTAAATCTGGTGGGATGATGCGGGAGACCGGTTTTAATATTACAGCGGCTTCTGAGATTATGGCTATTTTATGTCTGGCTAAAGATATTGAGGATCTTAAACAAAAGATCGGTAATATCTACATAGGAGATACTTATGATGGCAAGGCTGTTTTTGTGAAAGACCTTGGAGCGCAGGGAGCCATGACAGCTTTGTTAAAAGAGGCTATTAAACCCAATTTGGTGCAGACACTGGAGGGGAACCCTGCTATCATACATGGTGGGCCGTTTGCTAACATTGCTCAAGGAACTAACTCTATCATAGCTACTAAAATGGGTATGTCACTCACTCCTTACGTGGTTACAGAGGCTGGTTTTGGAGCCGACCTGGGAGCTGAGAAGTTTTTAAATATTAAATGTGGTTATGCTGGCTTTTCGCCAAAAGCGATTGTGGTGGTAGCTACGGTAAGAGCACTCAAATATCATGGAGGGCAAAAGCTGGAGAATCTTAAAGAGAAAAATACCATGCATTTGGTGAAGGGCTTGGCTAACCTGGAAAAGCATCTTGAGAATGTTAAATTATATGGTGTTCAGCCTGTAGTGTCTGTCAATCGATTCTCTTCTGACTCTGATGAGGAGGTGGAAATAGTAAAAGAAAGATGTACGGAGTTAGGTATTAAAGTGGCAGTCTCTGAAGGTTGGGAGCATGGAGGTGAAGGTACTACTCAGCTGGCTTCAGAAGTGCTAAAGGCAGTAGAAGAATGTACGCAACCTTATAAGCCTGTATATGAGTGGAGCTGGTCTATAGAAGATAAAATAGAAGCAGTAGCCCGTAAAGTATATGGAGCCAGGGAAGTAGAGTTTTTGCCTAAAGCCAAACAAAATTTAAAGAAAATCGCTCGGATAGGGCTTAATGACAAGCCAATTTGCATCGCTAAAACGCAGAGCTCATTGAGCGATGATCCGAATGAGCTAGGCAGACCTCAAAACTTTACACTTACCGTGCGCGAGATAGAAATTGCTACCGGAGCAGGTTTCTGTATTCCTATAACCGGCAATATGCTGAGGATGCCCGGCCTGCCAGCGGTACCCGCTGCTGTTCAGATGGATATAGATAATGATGGTAAAATATCTGGTTTGAGCTAAGCGAAGATAAATCCTGACCGCTTTACTTGTAATCTGAAATAGTGATTTTTAGATTAACAACATGTATATTTATAGAATGAGTAGTATGCGTGTTGAAGCTACATCTATAAAAAAATATTCTGATCAGCAATACCAATCTAAGCCAGACCTACTGGCAGTAGAAGAGCCCCTGGAGCTTAGATTAGGCTATGGCGAGGAGTATAACCGCAAGGAGCAAAAGCTTATGGTAACCATGCGCACGCCCGGAAATGATGAGGAGTTGGTAGCTGGTTTTTTGTATACTGAAGGAATAATAAGTGTTGCCGCAGAT includes the following:
- a CDS encoding YceI family protein; this translates as MKKVLFSLFALVIAATAVSAQTKWDLDKAHTKIGFSVSHMTISEVEGSFQEFDGGVTSSSDDFDGAEITFTAKTASIDTDVEQRNEHLKSEDFFNVAKYPELTFKGKLKKSGKKYKLTGDFTLLGVTKTVTFDVKYNGTVVDPYGNTKAGFQITGTIDRTEYGMKWNATLDAGGLLVGEEVEITSNVELQKKA
- a CDS encoding RNA recognition motif domain-containing protein codes for the protein MNIFVAKLNYRTTSEALQRQFEAFGEVTSAKVIFDRETQRSKGFGFVEMPDDAAAKEAISTLNESEFDGRTIVVKEARPKTESY
- a CDS encoding endonuclease V, giving the protein MILAFDSYYFNNKAKTVCLLFENWEDATPHSILSEITEGVADYQPGEFYKRELPCILSLLNKVEFEIHAIIIDGYVTLTDTGKPGLGAHLHQALASKIPIIGVAKSGFHDNSKLVRELYRGESKNPLYITAAGMGADEAYNHIKKMDGPFRMPTLLKLLDKKTREALPE
- a CDS encoding tRNA1(Val) (adenine(37)-N6)-methyltransferase, translating into MRRKHQFDFKQFSVKQENTAMKVGTDGVLIGAWASVDGTRKALDIGTGTGLIALMIAQRCEHCNIEAIDVSEAATTEAIYNFKASLWHDRLTAHRISLQELANSKTPHSFDLIITNPPYFEQGGTKAQTDERHQARHNHSLSQNELLSSVNQLLSKGGRFSLILPYNEGLSLMKKSKAYELFINRKTAFFSKESKPQERWLLEFSRIEKQPTENQLIHYNMNNEWSDAYKELTKDFYLKL
- a CDS encoding formate--tetrahydrofolate ligase, with amino-acid sequence MSTKQTYKSDLEIAQSTDLKHIKEIAQSVGISEDELEMYGKYKAKLPLNLVNEEKIAQSTLILVTAMTPTPAGEGKTTTSIGLAEGLNKLGKQATVVLREPSLGPVFGMKGGAAGGGYSQVVPMEDINLHFTGDFAAIEKANNLLAALIDNNIQTKTNNLGIDPRTVEWKRVMDMNDRGLRNIVTGMGGKSGGMMRETGFNITAASEIMAILCLAKDIEDLKQKIGNIYIGDTYDGKAVFVKDLGAQGAMTALLKEAIKPNLVQTLEGNPAIIHGGPFANIAQGTNSIIATKMGMSLTPYVVTEAGFGADLGAEKFLNIKCGYAGFSPKAIVVVATVRALKYHGGQKLENLKEKNTMHLVKGLANLEKHLENVKLYGVQPVVSVNRFSSDSDEEVEIVKERCTELGIKVAVSEGWEHGGEGTTQLASEVLKAVEECTQPYKPVYEWSWSIEDKIEAVARKVYGAREVEFLPKAKQNLKKIARIGLNDKPICIAKTQSSLSDDPNELGRPQNFTLTVREIEIATGAGFCIPITGNMLRMPGLPAVPAAVQMDIDNDGKISGLS